In a genomic window of Pedobacter sp. KBS0701:
- a CDS encoding tetratricopeptide repeat protein — translation MKRVFLSIFLAGAVSAAFAQKSEVTAAKNDWGLFQLTSSSATTPLAKKLEALAKGLAHTDKAIADEKSKVMPEAWSYRALFASSAAILDSTSTANADANLKIAQEAIAEAKKLDTKGAEKDNISSAETNVSNAVRNAGVIAYNKKDYKTAYEKFVAATVINPQDTAMYLNAGIAARNIEDYPGMITQFKKVISLNSPQSKDLYSEIINAVLSKQKDTTAALAVIKEASAKFPENTDWIKTETQIYIDRGDAAKSEQMLVALATKEPNNPSYQVLLGNIYFSQALKLQADRNKIDPKKVKEFNEVTGKMNALLDKSLPFYKKALEIDAKNQGALETLKTIYAFRNDTKNYEDIKKRLDALPKQ, via the coding sequence ATGAAAAGAGTATTTCTAAGTATATTTCTAGCAGGTGCGGTAAGCGCTGCTTTTGCTCAGAAAAGTGAAGTAACCGCGGCAAAAAACGACTGGGGTTTATTCCAGCTAACCTCTTCAAGCGCCACAACGCCATTGGCAAAAAAGCTTGAAGCGTTAGCTAAAGGCTTGGCCCATACTGATAAAGCCATTGCTGATGAAAAATCTAAAGTAATGCCTGAAGCATGGTCTTACCGTGCGCTATTTGCTTCTTCTGCAGCTATTTTAGATTCAACCAGTACTGCAAACGCTGATGCAAATTTGAAAATTGCACAAGAAGCTATTGCTGAAGCAAAAAAACTGGATACTAAAGGTGCTGAAAAAGACAACATCAGTTCAGCTGAAACGAATGTAAGCAATGCGGTTAGAAATGCGGGCGTAATTGCTTACAACAAAAAAGATTACAAAACGGCTTACGAAAAATTTGTTGCTGCAACGGTAATTAACCCACAAGATACTGCGATGTATTTAAATGCTGGTATTGCAGCAAGAAATATTGAAGATTATCCAGGTATGATTACCCAGTTTAAAAAAGTAATCTCTTTAAACTCACCACAATCCAAAGATTTATATTCTGAAATTATCAATGCTGTTTTAAGCAAACAGAAAGATACTACAGCTGCTTTGGCCGTTATTAAAGAAGCTTCTGCTAAATTCCCTGAAAATACCGACTGGATTAAAACTGAAACACAGATCTATATTGATAGGGGTGATGCAGCAAAATCTGAGCAAATGTTGGTTGCTTTAGCTACAAAAGAGCCAAATAACCCAAGTTATCAGGTTTTATTAGGCAACATCTATTTCAGTCAGGCTTTAAAATTACAGGCCGACAGAAATAAAATCGATCCTAAAAAAGTAAAAGAATTTAACGAAGTAACGGGTAAAATGAATGCTTTATTAGATAAATCGCTTCCTTTTTACAAAAAAGCTTTAGAAATTGATGCCAAAAACCAGGGTGCATTAGAAACATTGAAAACGATCTATGCTTTTAGAAATGACACCAAAAATTATGAAGATATCAAAAAACGTTTAGACGCATTACCTAAAC
- the gyrA gene encoding DNA gyrase subunit A, translating to MAEDLENQQNDKIIQINIEEQMKSAYIDYSMSVIVSRALPDVRDGLKPVHRRVLYGMLGLGVTSGKPYKKSARIVGEVLGKYHPHGDASVYFTMVRMAQDWSLRYPMVDGQGNFGHIDGDSPAAMRYTEARFSKLAEEMVADINKDTVDFQLNFDDTEQEPTVLPAKIPNLLVNGSSGIAVGMATNMAPHNLTEVIDGVVNYIDNRDITIEELMKFVKAPDFPTGGIIYGYTGVKEAFETGRGRIVMRAKAEIESIKDREVIIVTEIPYQVNKAQMIERTAELVGEKKLEGISNIKDESNKDGIRIVYEIKRDANASIVLNNLYKYTALQTSFSVNNIALVKGRPQMLNLKDLIVHFVDHRHDVIVRRTKYELAEAEKRAHILEGYLIALDHLDEVIKLIRASETPEEARLGLMEKFGLSDLQARAILDMTLRRLTGLERDKIKEEYAELMKTIEYLKSILADEGLRMQIIKDELEEVKQKFGDERRTTIVHSAEDMSMEDFIDDEEVVITISHEGYVKRTPASEFKAQGRGGKGSKGSTSRNEDFIEHMLVATNHNYMLFFTEAGRCFWLRVYEIPEGSRTSKGRAIQNIINIPKEEKIKAYIKVKNLKDQEYLENNFIIMCTKKGTIKKTSLEAYSRPRVNGINAININEGDILLEACLTNGESEIVMALRSGRAIRFNEKTVRPMGRTATGVRGVRLAHDQDEVVGMIAVNNPEVTVLVVSEKGYGKRTDIEDYRVTNRGGKGVKTINVTEKTGQLVSIKDVTDSEDLMIINRSGIVIRIPVSALRVMGRATQGVRLISLKGDDEIASVTKIDHEEDEEETVDLTDVVVTDGEEIEADTTPEADDTEEEGESDNETEEEN from the coding sequence ATGGCAGAAGATTTAGAAAATCAGCAGAACGACAAAATCATTCAAATTAACATAGAAGAGCAGATGAAATCGGCCTACATTGATTATTCAATGTCGGTAATCGTATCAAGGGCTTTGCCTGATGTACGCGATGGATTGAAACCAGTACACCGCCGTGTGCTCTACGGCATGTTGGGGTTAGGTGTAACCAGCGGAAAACCTTATAAAAAATCAGCCCGTATCGTGGGTGAGGTTTTAGGTAAGTATCATCCACACGGCGATGCATCCGTATATTTTACCATGGTTCGCATGGCTCAGGATTGGAGTTTGCGCTACCCAATGGTAGATGGACAGGGAAATTTTGGGCACATTGATGGTGATTCACCAGCTGCAATGCGTTATACCGAGGCACGTTTTAGCAAACTTGCTGAAGAAATGGTTGCAGATATCAATAAAGATACGGTTGATTTTCAATTAAACTTTGATGATACAGAGCAGGAACCTACGGTTTTACCTGCAAAAATACCTAACCTTTTAGTTAACGGTTCTTCCGGAATTGCGGTAGGTATGGCCACCAATATGGCACCACACAATTTAACCGAAGTAATTGATGGTGTGGTCAACTATATCGACAATAGAGATATCACAATTGAGGAATTAATGAAGTTTGTAAAAGCTCCGGATTTCCCTACAGGTGGTATTATTTATGGTTATACCGGTGTAAAAGAAGCCTTCGAAACTGGCCGCGGACGTATTGTAATGCGTGCAAAAGCAGAGATCGAAAGCATTAAAGACCGTGAAGTGATTATTGTTACTGAAATTCCGTACCAGGTAAACAAAGCCCAGATGATTGAACGTACTGCTGAATTGGTGGGCGAGAAAAAACTGGAAGGCATTTCAAACATCAAAGACGAATCCAACAAAGATGGTATCCGTATTGTGTACGAAATCAAACGTGATGCAAATGCCTCTATCGTTTTAAACAACCTATATAAATATACAGCGCTACAAACCTCTTTCAGTGTAAATAACATTGCATTGGTGAAAGGCCGTCCACAGATGTTGAATCTTAAAGATTTGATTGTACACTTTGTGGATCACCGTCATGACGTAATTGTTCGCCGTACCAAATACGAACTAGCTGAGGCTGAAAAACGTGCGCACATATTAGAAGGTTATCTAATTGCTTTAGACCATTTAGATGAAGTTATTAAATTGATCCGTGCATCCGAAACGCCAGAAGAAGCCCGTTTAGGCTTAATGGAGAAATTCGGGCTGAGCGACCTTCAGGCACGTGCGATCCTGGATATGACATTGCGTCGTTTAACAGGACTAGAGCGCGATAAGATTAAAGAAGAATATGCTGAATTAATGAAAACCATCGAATACTTGAAATCTATTTTAGCAGATGAAGGTTTGCGGATGCAGATTATCAAGGATGAACTGGAAGAGGTGAAGCAGAAATTTGGTGATGAACGCAGAACTACAATCGTTCACTCGGCAGAAGATATGAGTATGGAAGATTTCATCGACGATGAAGAAGTTGTGATCACCATTTCTCACGAAGGTTACGTAAAGCGTACTCCGGCAAGCGAATTTAAAGCACAGGGCAGGGGTGGTAAAGGTTCTAAAGGCAGTACCTCAAGAAATGAAGATTTTATTGAGCACATGCTGGTAGCCACCAACCACAATTACATGTTGTTCTTTACTGAAGCCGGAAGGTGTTTCTGGCTGAGGGTATACGAAATTCCGGAAGGTTCGAGAACCAGTAAAGGAAGAGCGATCCAGAACATCATCAATATTCCGAAAGAAGAAAAAATCAAAGCTTATATCAAGGTTAAAAACCTTAAAGACCAGGAATACTTAGAGAACAATTTCATCATTATGTGTACTAAAAAAGGTACCATTAAGAAAACATCTCTCGAAGCATATTCACGTCCACGTGTAAATGGTATCAACGCCATTAACATTAACGAAGGCGATATCTTATTAGAAGCTTGTTTAACCAACGGCGAAAGCGAAATTGTAATGGCTTTACGTTCAGGAAGAGCCATCCGTTTCAATGAGAAAACTGTTCGTCCGATGGGTAGAACAGCTACCGGTGTTCGTGGTGTAAGGCTTGCACACGATCAGGATGAAGTTGTTGGCATGATTGCTGTAAACAATCCTGAAGTTACGGTGTTAGTAGTATCAGAAAAAGGTTACGGAAAACGTACCGATATTGAAGACTATCGTGTAACTAACCGTGGTGGTAAAGGGGTAAAAACAATTAACGTTACTGAAAAAACCGGGCAATTAGTTTCTATAAAAGACGTTACTGATAGCGAAGATTTGATGATTATTAACCGTTCAGGCATTGTAATCAGAATTCCGGTATCAGCATTAAGGGTAATGGGGCGTGCCACACAAGGGGTTCGTTTAATATCGTTAAAAGGTGATGACGAAATTGCATCGGTTACCAAAATTGACCACGAAGAAGATGAAGAAGAAACAGTAGATTTAACAGATGTTGTAGTTACAGACGGTGAAGAAATAGAAGCCGATACTACTCCTGAAGCTGATGATACTGAAGAAGAAGGAGAATCAGATAACGAAACCGAAGAAGAAAATTAA
- a CDS encoding TCR/Tet family MFS transporter, translated as MANEKKSAMSFIMVTLLIDFTGFGIIIPVLPKLIQDFTGAGFGLAAEYGGWLTLAYASVQFIFSPIIGALSDRYGRRPVLLSSLFGLGIDYIFLAFAPSIVWLFVGRIIAGITGASFTTAQAYIADVSPPEKRAQNFGLVGAAFGVGFILGPVLGGAFSHFGTRVPFMIAAGLSLINWLYGYFILPESLPVEKRRAFEWKRANPIGSLVSIGKYPALLGLMITLFLLYFASHSVQSNWTFYTMEKFDWDTSWVGYSLGFVGLVIGIVQGGLIRVILPKIGEKKAVYFGLILYVIGFTAFAFASKGWMMFAFMVPYGLAGIGGPAMQGLISNQIPSNAQGEMQGVLTGLQSLAAIFAPWVMTHIFAYFIEGEAPVYFPGAPFILSAVLTLIGLFICLRSLKKYH; from the coding sequence ATGGCAAACGAGAAAAAATCTGCAATGAGTTTTATTATGGTCACCCTCCTGATCGATTTTACAGGTTTTGGGATCATTATTCCGGTTTTACCAAAACTTATACAGGATTTTACAGGCGCTGGTTTTGGGTTGGCAGCTGAATATGGCGGTTGGCTTACCTTGGCTTATGCATCCGTTCAATTCATTTTTTCGCCGATTATTGGAGCATTAAGCGATCGTTACGGTCGGCGACCAGTATTATTGAGTTCCTTATTCGGGTTGGGGATTGATTATATCTTTCTGGCTTTCGCGCCTTCAATTGTTTGGTTGTTTGTAGGAAGAATTATCGCCGGAATTACCGGAGCGAGTTTTACTACTGCCCAGGCTTATATCGCCGATGTTTCACCTCCTGAAAAAAGAGCGCAGAATTTCGGTCTGGTTGGTGCTGCTTTTGGTGTAGGTTTTATTTTAGGCCCGGTTTTAGGTGGTGCATTTAGTCATTTTGGTACCCGGGTTCCTTTTATGATTGCTGCAGGCTTATCTTTGATCAACTGGCTTTATGGTTATTTTATATTACCTGAATCATTACCGGTTGAAAAACGCAGGGCTTTTGAATGGAAAAGGGCAAACCCAATCGGCTCACTGGTTAGTATCGGTAAATACCCCGCCTTACTGGGTTTAATGATTACTTTATTCTTATTGTATTTCGCAAGCCACTCGGTTCAATCAAACTGGACATTTTATACTATGGAAAAATTCGACTGGGATACCTCCTGGGTGGGCTATTCGCTGGGCTTTGTAGGTTTGGTGATCGGTATTGTGCAGGGCGGATTAATCAGGGTGATTCTCCCGAAAATTGGAGAAAAGAAAGCGGTTTATTTTGGCCTGATTTTATACGTAATTGGCTTTACAGCCTTTGCTTTTGCGTCAAAAGGCTGGATGATGTTCGCTTTTATGGTGCCTTATGGTTTGGCAGGAATCGGCGGACCAGCAATGCAGGGGTTGATTTCTAACCAGATACCATCTAATGCACAAGGTGAAATGCAGGGTGTTTTAACAGGTTTACAGAGTTTGGCGGCCATATTTGCACCATGGGTAATGACACATATTTTCGCGTATTTTATAGAGGGTGAAGCACCTGTTTATTTTCCGGGGGCACCGTTTATATTAAGTGCAGTGTTAACGTTGATTGGGTTGTTTATTTGTTTGAGAAGTTTGAAGAAGTATCATTAG
- a CDS encoding PhoH family protein produces the protein MAKKGKLISNPSKKIFVLDTSVILYDHDAINNFHEHDVAIPIQVLEELDNFKSGNDTRNFEARSFIRLIDETSKQKLISDWISLKSPDSGKFRVVLNEKPLIVDAENIYGKGKTDHKILNAALSLKEEHPDKKVILVSKDICLRLKAKALDLNAEDYETGKIKNVDELYAGKTELVDFPIEVIEAVKKHAFVDAAELGLPPKNANHFYILKNKRKTANVFYNNSLKTISTVSTDAIFKIKPKNIEQAFAIHALLDPEIKLVSIQGNAGTGKTLLALASALEQRKNFRQIYVTRPIVSLSNKDIGFLPGDAKSKTDPFMAPIWDNLRFIKEQFIGDDKMSEKIDELITTEKIAIAPLAFIRGRTLTKIFFIIDEAQNLTPHEVKTIISRAGEHTKIVFTGDIYQIDTPYLDSESNGLSYLIENAKNHPLYAHITLQKGERSELANLANELL, from the coding sequence ATGGCCAAAAAAGGTAAATTAATCTCCAATCCGTCAAAAAAAATATTCGTTTTAGATACCTCGGTTATTTTATACGATCATGATGCGATAAATAACTTCCATGAGCATGATGTGGCCATTCCCATTCAGGTTTTAGAAGAGCTTGATAATTTCAAAAGTGGTAATGATACCAGGAACTTTGAAGCCCGAAGTTTTATCCGTCTGATAGATGAAACTTCAAAACAAAAACTGATCAGCGACTGGATTTCGTTAAAAAGTCCGGATTCTGGTAAATTTAGGGTAGTGCTGAACGAGAAACCTTTAATTGTAGATGCAGAGAACATTTATGGAAAAGGCAAAACAGACCATAAAATTTTAAATGCTGCCTTAAGCTTAAAAGAGGAACATCCTGATAAAAAAGTAATCCTGGTATCAAAAGACATTTGCCTGAGGTTAAAAGCAAAAGCCTTGGATTTAAATGCCGAAGATTACGAAACGGGTAAAATCAAAAATGTAGACGAGCTTTATGCGGGTAAAACAGAGCTTGTTGATTTTCCGATCGAAGTGATTGAAGCGGTAAAAAAACATGCTTTTGTTGATGCAGCTGAACTGGGATTACCGCCTAAAAATGCCAACCACTTTTATATCCTTAAAAATAAAAGGAAAACCGCCAACGTATTTTACAATAATAGCTTAAAAACTATCTCGACCGTTTCTACAGATGCCATTTTTAAGATCAAACCCAAAAATATTGAGCAGGCATTTGCCATTCATGCCCTTTTAGATCCCGAAATCAAGTTAGTCAGTATACAGGGCAATGCCGGAACCGGAAAAACTTTACTGGCGCTGGCCAGCGCTTTAGAACAGCGTAAAAATTTCAGACAGATCTATGTTACCCGACCGATAGTTTCTTTGAGCAATAAAGATATTGGCTTCCTTCCAGGCGATGCAAAATCGAAAACTGATCCTTTTATGGCGCCGATCTGGGATAACCTGCGTTTTATTAAAGAACAGTTTATTGGTGATGATAAAATGTCAGAAAAAATTGATGAACTGATTACTACTGAGAAAATAGCCATTGCACCTTTGGCCTTTATCAGAGGCAGAACTTTAACCAAGATATTCTTTATTATTGATGAGGCCCAAAATTTAACTCCCCACGAGGTTAAAACAATCATTTCGAGGGCAGGTGAGCATACTAAAATTGTTTTTACGGGCGATATTTACCAGATTGATACGCCATACCTCGATTCAGAAAGTAATGGCTTGTCTTATTTAATTGAAAACGCGAAAAATCATCCCCTGTATGCCCATATTACTTTGCAAAAAGGCGAAAGGAGTGAATTGGCTAATTTAGCGAATGAACTGTTGTAA
- a CDS encoding FUSC family membrane protein, with protein sequence MQIRQPIRNIQDFLLSTYFADGLRITIGVLLPSLILAQFGMLKYGMTLSLGALCVSVVDSPGPMVHRRNAMLVTTALIFTFSILTGLTNRSHYFIGFLLAVSSFVFSMFYIYGIRAASVGTAVLLIMVLSIDDIRPWQDVLLHGLMVLAGSLWYTGLSYFVYRLRPFRLVQQSLSDSILEVAEFLREKAKFYHQNNNYDKTYSDLLQLQVSVHEKQDAVRELLFRTREIVRDSTPEGRFLLLVFVDMVDLFEQVMSTYYNYQQLHDQFDKAGILSDYEMAIKRISYALDDISFALKSGGTPVVSKRLLIEIERLKIKINDLEKNNQNQEYNTLGIIALKNIEVNIENILSRVKTIFSYFKIRNSKDIRQAEVDTEKFITRQKFDFKLFSENLTYTSSTFRHSLRVTVVMLLGFIVAQILNFSHSYWILLTILVISKPGFSLTKERNYQRLIGTTVGAFIGMGVITYIHDRNTLFVILLICMIGCYSFQRKNYVVSVLFMTPYILILFDFLGMGSIALARERIYDTFIGSGIALLASYSLFPTWEYEKLKEAMIDILKANKGYYEQVIKLYFEKNYNRTEYKLARKEVYVSTANLASLFQRMFSEPKSKQLFIKEVHQFTALNHLLSSYVATLSLYNNEHQFIFESFDTLKPIANNTNYLLDTSIDNLELGTSTIDNVPLIRLNDNGLGIKKGEDLIPEQFDLIQKVAYDIYKLSVKIKL encoded by the coding sequence ATGCAGATCAGGCAACCCATTAGAAATATACAAGACTTTTTACTGAGTACGTATTTTGCCGACGGTCTCCGTATTACTATTGGTGTGCTGCTCCCCTCTTTAATTCTGGCCCAGTTTGGTATGTTAAAGTACGGGATGACCTTGTCGCTTGGCGCATTGTGTGTAAGCGTAGTAGATAGTCCGGGGCCAATGGTACACCGGAGAAATGCGATGCTGGTTACTACAGCTTTAATTTTTACATTCTCCATTCTAACAGGTTTAACCAATAGAAGCCATTATTTTATCGGCTTCCTTTTGGCCGTATCAAGCTTTGTATTTTCGATGTTTTACATTTACGGCATCAGGGCAGCATCAGTAGGTACTGCAGTTTTGCTGATTATGGTGCTGAGCATTGATGATATCAGGCCTTGGCAGGATGTTTTGTTGCATGGGTTAATGGTACTTGCGGGCAGTCTTTGGTATACCGGATTGAGTTATTTTGTATACCGGCTCCGGCCCTTCCGTTTGGTACAGCAATCATTAAGCGATTCTATTTTAGAGGTAGCAGAATTTTTAAGGGAGAAGGCCAAATTTTATCATCAAAACAATAATTACGATAAAACCTATTCTGATTTATTACAACTCCAGGTTTCAGTTCATGAGAAACAGGATGCCGTAAGGGAATTGCTTTTCAGAACACGCGAAATTGTAAGGGATTCTACTCCTGAAGGAAGATTTTTGTTATTGGTATTTGTAGATATGGTCGATCTGTTTGAGCAGGTAATGTCTACTTACTATAATTACCAGCAGTTGCATGATCAGTTTGATAAAGCAGGCATATTATCAGATTATGAAATGGCCATTAAGCGGATTTCGTATGCGCTTGATGATATTTCATTTGCACTGAAAAGTGGCGGAACACCTGTTGTCTCCAAACGTTTGTTAATTGAGATTGAAAGGTTAAAGATCAAAATTAATGATCTGGAAAAGAATAATCAGAATCAGGAGTACAATACCTTAGGTATTATTGCCTTAAAAAATATTGAGGTGAACATTGAGAATATCCTGTCAAGGGTTAAAACTATCTTCAGCTATTTTAAAATCCGAAACAGTAAAGATATCAGACAGGCCGAGGTTGATACAGAGAAATTTATCACCAGACAGAAATTCGACTTTAAACTATTTTCAGAGAATTTAACTTATACTTCCTCCACTTTCAGGCATTCGCTGCGGGTTACCGTGGTGATGCTTCTGGGTTTTATAGTTGCTCAGATACTCAATTTCTCGCATAGCTACTGGATTCTCCTCACCATCCTGGTTATTTCGAAACCGGGCTTTAGTTTAACAAAAGAACGTAATTATCAGCGTTTAATCGGTACCACAGTTGGAGCGTTTATTGGTATGGGGGTAATTACTTACATCCACGATCGAAACACTTTATTCGTGATCCTGTTAATCTGCATGATTGGCTGTTATAGTTTCCAAAGGAAAAATTATGTAGTGAGTGTTCTCTTTATGACACCCTATATCTTAATCCTCTTTGATTTTCTGGGTATGGGATCTATAGCGCTGGCGCGTGAAAGGATTTATGATACTTTTATAGGCTCTGGTATTGCGTTATTGGCCAGTTATTCTTTATTCCCCACCTGGGAGTATGAAAAGCTCAAAGAGGCTATGATCGATATCTTAAAAGCAAATAAGGGTTATTATGAACAGGTGATTAAGTTGTATTTTGAGAAAAATTATAACAGAACGGAATATAAACTGGCAAGGAAAGAAGTGTATGTAAGTACCGCAAATTTGGCTTCGCTTTTTCAAAGAATGTTTTCTGAACCAAAAAGCAAACAGTTGTTTATTAAAGAGGTGCATCAGTTTACAGCGCTGAATCATTTGTTATCCTCTTATGTGGCCACACTTTCCTTATACAATAATGAGCATCAATTTATCTTCGAAAGTTTCGATACCCTAAAACCGATTGCCAATAATACCAATTATTTATTGGATACATCAATTGATAATTTGGAGCTGGGGACCAGTACAATTGATAATGTACCATTAATCAGGTTAAATGATAATGGTTTGGGAATAAAAAAAGGTGAAGATTTAATTCCGGAGCAATTTGATCTGATTCAGAAGGTTGCTTACGATATCTATAAACTATCGGTGAAAATAAAGCTTTAG
- a CDS encoding organic hydroperoxide resistance protein, with protein MEKLYTAEVTATGGRDGHIKSSDGILDLELRKPKELGGQGGATNPEELFAAAWGPCYLGALGSIAEREGVDVSEANVKVLVSFNKDGNSFALSADLDVHIPGISHEEAQSLADKAHRTCPYSKATKGNIEVRVTAV; from the coding sequence ATGGAAAAGCTATATACAGCTGAAGTTACAGCTACTGGAGGAAGAGACGGACACATTAAATCAAGTGATGGAATTTTAGATTTAGAGTTGAGAAAACCCAAAGAATTGGGTGGCCAGGGTGGAGCAACAAATCCTGAAGAATTATTTGCAGCAGCATGGGGACCTTGTTATTTAGGTGCTTTAGGCTCTATAGCCGAACGCGAAGGTGTTGATGTTAGCGAAGCTAATGTGAAGGTATTGGTTTCTTTTAATAAGGATGGGAATTCATTTGCACTTTCAGCCGATTTGGATGTGCATATTCCTGGAATCTCTCATGAAGAAGCACAATCCTTAGCAGATAAGGCACATAGGACTTGTCCATACTCGAAAGCAACAAAAGGAAATATTGAAGTAAGGGTAACGGCTGTGTAA
- the bioB gene encoding biotin synthase BioB, whose product MQETRHDWTKEEIYEIYNRPFLDLVYEAASIHRENKDYNEVQVSSLISIKTGGCAEDCSYCPQAARYHTELEVQPLMQVSQVVSAAVKAKEGGASRLCMGAAWREVRDNRDFDRVIEMVKAVNDMDMEVCCTLGMLTENQAQRLADAGLYAYNHNIDTSEDDYKRIISTRTYDDRLNTIKNVRKAKLTVCSGGIIGLGETVEDRVSMLQTLSNMEKHPESVPVNALVPVKGTPLENQPRVPIWDMVRMIATARIVMPNSVVRLSAGRNEMSTLEQAFCFMAGASSIFAGDKLLTTPNPAFVDDMAMFELLGLKTRDAFKNGRPANTRIEQEAV is encoded by the coding sequence ATGCAAGAAACAAGACACGATTGGACAAAAGAAGAAATATACGAAATTTACAACAGGCCATTTTTAGATCTGGTTTACGAAGCCGCAAGTATCCATAGAGAGAATAAAGATTACAATGAAGTTCAGGTAAGTTCATTAATCTCGATCAAAACCGGAGGTTGTGCCGAAGATTGTTCATATTGCCCACAGGCAGCCCGCTACCATACCGAATTAGAAGTTCAGCCATTGATGCAGGTTAGTCAGGTGGTTAGTGCCGCAGTTAAAGCAAAAGAGGGTGGGGCATCACGTCTATGCATGGGTGCCGCCTGGCGCGAAGTACGCGATAACCGCGATTTTGATCGTGTGATCGAAATGGTTAAGGCGGTTAATGATATGGATATGGAAGTTTGCTGTACCTTGGGTATGCTTACTGAAAATCAGGCGCAGCGTTTAGCTGATGCCGGTTTATATGCTTATAACCACAATATTGATACTTCGGAAGATGATTATAAACGTATTATTTCAACCAGAACTTACGATGATCGTTTAAATACGATAAAAAACGTACGTAAAGCAAAATTAACAGTTTGTAGCGGAGGTATTATCGGTTTAGGTGAAACGGTAGAAGACCGAGTTTCGATGTTACAGACTTTATCAAACATGGAAAAACATCCTGAATCGGTTCCGGTTAATGCTTTAGTTCCGGTAAAAGGAACACCTTTAGAAAATCAGCCACGTGTTCCAATCTGGGATATGGTGAGAATGATTGCCACCGCGCGTATTGTAATGCCAAATTCGGTAGTGCGTTTATCAGCTGGTAGAAATGAGATGAGTACTTTAGAACAGGCTTTCTGCTTTATGGCGGGTGCAAGTTCTATTTTCGCGGGCGATAAATTATTAACTACGCCAAATCCTGCTTTTGTAGATGATATGGCCATGTTTGAACTATTAGGACTAAAAACCCGTGATGCCTTTAAAAACGGCAGACCCGCAAATACAAGAATTGAACAAGAAGCTGTTTAA